The segment ACTCAGGGTCCTGGCTGGGCAGACTCCTAAGGCAACCCTCTTCATCTCAGCCAGATCCCCCaaaccaccctcctccccaccatggACTCATTCCCACCTGATTCCTAGTCCCCTGTCCTCCAACCTGGCTCATGAACTGGGCACTGAAGACCCTGTTCCCACAGAACGCCCCCAGGGCCCTACCCCATCATCAGTAACATTATGCAGTCATTGATCAGGGGCCATATTGGGACATTTTCTGTACCCGGTGGTCATGAATGCATCACCAAGCCCCATGCACCTCCTTGTTTAAAAAGTGGCCCAGGAGGCCACGTCTCCAGGGAGAGAGGACCCTGGCTCTTCCCAGggtccctccctcttctcccagaACCTAGCTGCCGCCCGTGAGGTCCGAGGCTTGGAGCAGGTAGCAGCTGAGCTCCAGGCCCGGATGCAAAAGAAGGCCACCCTGGTAGCTAGAGATGCCTTCAACCTAAGCCTGTCATCAGTGCAGACTCTGCAGCAACAGCACAGATGTCTGGAGGTGAGGGTCCACCCCCAGGGCCTGCCCACCTGACCTCTTTCCCTGTGTAGGGGGACCCCAGAgttgggaagggaagggagggcctGCTTGCTCAGGTCAGGGAGCTGTCCATCCGGAAGCAGAGCCTGACTCCTCAGAGAAGATGGGTGCTTCCTGAAGAGGAGTGGTCATCGGGTTATGGGGGGATGAGGCTGATTTTGTGTTCTGGTGGCAGAGGGAACTGGCAGcgatggagaaggaggtggcacaGGTGCAGACGGAGGCCTGCCGCCTGGGCCAGTTCCACCCTGCAGCTCAGGAGGGCCTGGCCAAGCAGCTGGCCGgggtgcaggaggcctgggccaCCCTGAATGCAAAGGTCCAAGAGCAAGATCGGCAGCTGGAGAAGGCTGCCGAGGGCCACGCCTTCCTCGGACGCTGTCGGGAATTGCTGTAGGTGGCATCCAGTCATTGGCTCAACTCTGCCCTGCAGGGTGGGGGTCACCTCATCCCCTGGTACAGCTCatgccctgcccccaaccccagtcTGCACCCCTGGCCCTGACAGCAGCTTCCCCTCCTCACCCTGCAGAGCATGGGCCACGGAGAAGCAGGCCCTGGTGTCCTCAGAGGAGCTGGCTGGGGATATAGCTCGGGCCGAGGGCCTCCTGGCACTGCATGAGGAGCTGGGGAGAGAAATCAAAGAGTACTGCCTTCAAGCCCAGAACGTACAGCAGGAAGGGCAGCAGCTGGTGGACAGTGGCCACTGCATGTCCCTGGAGGTGCGAGCATGGCTACGGGTCTGAAGCTGAGCTGAGCACACAGCCCCATTACCCCAGGCCTCGGAATCcctgagcaggaggagaaggccagGCAGTGGGCAGAGAGAGTGGGGCAGAGACCAGGAGGGTCTGGACCTCACGGTCTTCCCTCAACACTTCTGCTGGGCACTCCAGCCTGGCCCCACCCTGTAGGCATCTCACCCACAACACCCTCTCCCACCAGGTAACTGGGTGTCTGCAGGATCTGGACAGGCAGCTGTGGGCACTCAGAGAGGCCTGGGCCCTGCGCCGGGAACGCTGTGAGGAGAGCTGGCATCTACAGAAGCTGCGGCAAGAGCTGGACCAGGCCGAGGCCTGGCTGGCCTGCCGGGAGGGCCTCCTGCTGGACCCCAACTGCGGGGTGAGCCAAGGCCCTGCCCCTTAGCTGGCCACACCGTCTGGCAGCTACAGCCTGCTGTTCCTCTCCCTGGCCCCCAGGGCCGGTTTTGAGGGACCAGCTCTCTGCACCCCCATGGGTGGGGCCTCACCCTGGCTTGCTTCTCCCCAGCACTCCCTGTCTGATGTGGAGTTGCTGCTCTGCAGACACAAGGACTTAGAGAAGCTGCTGGCCTCCCAGGAAGAAAAGTTTGCCCGGCTGCAGCAGGAGGCAGAGGTGAGcagaggctggggtgagggggcACTGGGAGACAGGGGTGTCCTGTCTCAGCCTGAGGGTTGGGATCCCCCCAGGCACTGAGCCAGTATTTGAGCCTTGGGGAAAGCCCTGTTCTTTCCCTTGCCAGCTGCAAGGTCCTGTCACCCCACATCTGGGTGGGCTGGTACACAGTGTGGACTTCTGAGCTTGAAGAGATGAAGAAGAGTGAGGAGACAGGCGCTCTGTCTGGGTGGGAGAGAtgtggggaggagaggctggggcgTGGAGCCCCCAGAGCCTGGTCTGACTCATCTGGCTGCTCCCCTCCCCAAGGTGGAACAGAAGCAGCAGGTGAAGGGGCTGAAACCCTTGAGAAGCTGGTGGCCCAGAGCACAGCTGACTGAGACGGGGGACCAGCAGCCATCTGTCCCCATTGAGTCTTGCATACGCTTCACCACCGTCTCCCTGGAGTGCACAGCGGGGACCCTGGGGGTAAGGAGTCCACAGCCTGAGCCAGCACTGAAACACCAGGGGGTCTGTCTCCAGGGATGAGGAGGTCAGAGACGGTTAGGTGCCTCATCCACTTTCCAGAGGGGGACCCATCGTCTGTGCTGGTCTTGATGTTTCCCAGGCCCCTTCTTGCATTTTCAGGATGCAAAGGGTGCCCCCACCACGGAGGGAATTTTGGAACTTAAGCAGCAGCTCCTGCCTGGGAGAAGGCAGGTGAGTACCCAGAGATTGCTTCTGCAGCAGCTGCCCTGCAAGAGCCACGCAAGGGCTGAGGGCCAGGGGGCTGGCGCCCACCTCCCCCAACTTAGGACCGTCTGGCTCCTCCGGACCACGTGGCAGTTTCTGTCCTCACCCAGCAGGGGGCgggcccttcctcctccctctggtTTCCCTGGACGGCCCCCCGCTCCCCCTTGCCCGTGGGCACCATGGTCCAGTCCAGTTCCCTCCCTGGGAGCCTCTGGACACACACTCAGGTTCCGGTGAGGCTGCTGTGGCCTCACCACCTCCCTCCACGGCCCAGCCTGAGCCTGCCGCATGGCTGCCCTGGGACCCTGGGGGGCAGCTGAGCCTGCTCCAGGAGGAGCGTGGGTGGGTGGGCAGAGGACAAAGAAGGGCCCCCAGGGAAAAGCAGGGACAGtgacaccccacacacacacacaatctctccTCAGAACACGGCTTCTACAGCCTCCCTCGACCTCGTAGGAGTGCAGCGTGAGAAGCCGGGAGATCACCATGATGGAAAACACACTTTTTCCTTAAGGTGAGGGCCCTGTCGGGGTAGAGACCCAGGCCGGGCCTGGGACAGGCACGGCCTCCGGGAGCAGCTgagggggctggaggcaggggtcCCCACACACGTGGGAGGCAGATTTTGACGCATTACTGTCTGGGTGGCAGGCTAACTACAGGAGAGACCCTGTCTGCAGCGCCATCTGCAGGACAGACTGGGAGCTGGCAGGGCACCCTGAGCAGCTGGACAGGTAGGTCCGGGGGTGCGGGGGGCACTGGTTTCCTGGGCCCCCAGCTGCTGGCGTTCAGTGCATCCTTTGATGTTTAACATCTACTACCTCTATGCCTGAGAGGTAAGTGGGAGtgccttttttcttaatttgaagcccagagagggtaaGCAACTTGCCAGAGATGACATATTAGTAGAAGCAAGGCCAGGTTTGATCCCGATGGCCTCCTGGTTCTGTTCCACCCACTGTGGAATCTGCCGGAGCCCTTCCCTCAAGGATCCTTACGGGCTTCCCCATGCTCTTCTCTGACACAGGTCTTTTCTGACTCAGTCTTCCGATAGCTCTGAACACACCTCCCTTGGGGTGTCTTGTACAGTGGCCAGGCCCAGTTCTACTCTTGGAAGGGCTCATAGAGAGCACCCTTTGGACCAGAAATCTACTGTCATGGTGATCCGACAGGCCTCACATGGAGGGGTTGCTTAGGGGCCTCACCTCAGACTCCTTCCGGGTTCCTGGCTCTGTTCCACTGTGATCTCCCTGAGGCCATCCTTCCAGAATTCAAAAGACACCCAAGTTTCTCTAGGATAAGCCATTCTGAACCCACTGGCATTCAGTCTTCCAGGAGGCCAGATGCACTGGGGAGCCTGCCCCTGAgcgctggccctgggctgcaccTCCATGTGGGCAAGGCTTGGTGTATGTCAAGCCTCCAGAAGCATGTGTCTCTTAGGCTGTCTGGGCTGCTCTAAATAATCAACCACAGACTGGGTAGGTTGtgaacaacagacatttatttctcacagctctggaggctgagaaTTCCAAGATCATGGTGCTGGCAGGTGAGAGAGGTTGCAGGAGGCACCTTCTCACTGGCTTCTTACGGTGGAAGGGGCAAAAGTACTCTCTGGGTCTCTCTTTAAGGGTTCTGCCCTCAAGAccacagctcctcctccaggccccTCCTCTCAGTGCTGTCACCTTGAGTTGGGACTTCAGGCCACGGCAAGAAGGAAGCAGCAGATGTGGAGCCGGCTGCCACAGATGTCCTAGCACCCAGGCCAGGCTGACCACCATTCCCCCTTTGCTCCGCAGCCCCCAGTCTGAGCCCAGAGCTCCAAGCCAGACCCTCAGGCTTCCTGGCTGAGCGCAATGCTGAGAGGGCACCCGGCATGCCAGCTCCACTCAGGTAGGCCTCCTGGATCTGTAACTGGGAGTCCTGAGGTCCTGGGACTTAAACTATGCTGCTTGGGTGCGGGGCCATCCCCACCCACTCTCAGTAGTGACAAGAGTCTACACCTGAGGCTCTCTATCCCCACAGACTCCACAGCGGTCCCCCGCCCGCCTggctgcaggagacacgagtgTGCACCTATAGCTTCCCGCAGCCCGTACGGCTCCCACAGATGGCTGGCCTCGCAGAGCAAACTGCAGAAGGCTCCCACCGACTGTCCTGCTCAGGCCAGATCCAAGGTGAGTGAACCTGGCTTCCCTGTGCACACGCCAGGAAGCCTGCCTGACGCCTGcatgccctccctccctctccaagATGCAGCGGCCAGACCCCTCCTCCACATTCCCCGCCTCCATCCTCCCTGGTTCCCCCAGTCCAAGGACCAGCTCCCTGcaagcagggaggggaggagccttACTGTCCCAGAGAAGCTGGGAGTCAGGATGTCACCCAGACACACGCCCACAGAccagacacgcacacacagacatagTGCACAGACCCCACACGCAGCCTTGTGCCTGAGACATCACTCACGTCATGACAGGGGTGGCAGCCACAATTGTGGTATCTGGATAATTACCCACTCCTGCAGGGCCTACAGGTTCCCATGTAGGATTCAGATGATGTGCTGCTGAGTCAACAGGCTTGGTCCAGGACACAGTGGCTTCTACAGTGATCAGGGCAGCCATTTCTCCTGGTCTGTGCCTCCAGTCTCACGCCCAGGGCAGACAGATGCAGTGAGCCAGTCCTCCCCCACTCACCCCGCGCATCCtggtccctcctgcctcccagtaTCCAAATCCCACATCAACATAAGGAAGAGGTGAGGTATTCCAAAGGAGGCCTGGGGCACCAGTGCTTTGGAGAAGATTCCGGGGCAGCTAGGCCCTAAATTCACCCCACCTCTCTGACAGGTCTGGGCCTCGAGGCAAACACAGAGCTGGCACCAAGCCTCAGGGCTACAAGTGAGGACATCCTGCTATCCGGCCCTTCAGGACCAACTTCTGGAACAGCTGGTTCCTCATCCAGGGATGGGCCCCACCAAGGTCAGAGCCTGCTCAAGTCACACCCTTAGCACTGTCTCTATGTGGCTCATCTGGTCCCACGTCTTGCCACCCCTACTGTGGGACAGGAAGCAGCCCTTCGACTGAGTCTCCAGGTGAGGAGGACAGGGGTGCTGGCTGGCATTACCTGTGAGTCATCTGGGCAGCGCCAGGGCTGCCGCAGCAAGGCCCACGCCTCCATACCCTGGCCAAGATGGCCTCCTCTCTGCTTGAAGAGCGTGAGCTTGGGTGCAACTGATGCGGCCATGAGCTCACAGCCCGCTCTGCAAGGCGCCTCGGGAGAGGTTTTGTTTTCTATACCCGTCCTTACCATGCCTAACCAAGAGGTGGAATGACCTGTCCCTTTTTGGCAGCAGTAACAGTAATCTGTCACACCTCACGTTTGTATGCATCTCTGTGATACATAAAGTGCTCTATTTCACCCTGCACAGCTACTCAAGGTAGCCAGGAAGCAAAAGCACACAACGGGTCATGGGGCTCCATGAGCCTACACAAAGAGGGCCCACACTGCCCAGAACCTCTGAATCTCTGGCCACATCCTAGAGACCAGGCCACAGCCCCTATTTAAAATCCTCCACCTACCCCAGGGTGCCCACAGCAGGGGTGCCGGTGGATTCAATGTCTGGATAGTGCCAGGCAGTGCCCCTGGGAGGGCTGGAGACCACAACTGGGCTGTCCAAACCGCTAGAGGTTCCAGAAGCTGGTGATCACCCCAACTCAGTGAGCCTCAGAGAGAGTCGGGGGCCGTGGGGCTGGTCGCAGCCCGTCCCGCCCATCACTCAGGCCGGCGCTGCGTGCGCTGCCTCCGCCTCTGCATGGCCTCACGCAGGGCCTCCAGCAGCCGCTCCTGGTTGTTGCAAATGTTGTACTGCGTCAGGTGGAGCAGCTTGTCCATGTCCTCCAGGCTGTAGGTCACCTTCGAGTAGTGGTAGGGGGAGTCGGATGCAGACAGGTTCACCTCCCCAGCCGCCTGCTCCTCGGCTGTCCGCCGGACCCCTGTGGGGAGAGTGCAGCCCGGCCATGGGGGATGCCCGCTGGGGGTGGAGGATGGGTTTGGGGTTCACCTGGGGGGAGACACAGAGGAGGGAGGTTGTGGCTCACCGGGGGCAGAGTGGTCCCTGAAGGAGGCGTTGACCAGAGGGAAGTGCAGCACGGCAGGGATGTCAGGGCGGGTGGGGTCCGAGAAGAGGTGGCACTCTTGGGGCTGGCACTGCTCCTCAGGGCTGGGCGAGATGGGCGGGAACAGGATGCCCTGCTCCTGGCAGAACCGACCCAGAAGCTGCAGCTGCTGCAGGGTGGGCAGAAGTGGGCTCAGCAGGAGGGCCCCATGGGCTCCCAGTGTCCTCCACACTGGACTGACTATAAGTGGAGGTCTGCTAAGACACCAAGTCAGACACTAGTGGACCCAGCAGGCCAGGGAAATGCTCTAAACTGGGCAGCCCTTCTGCAGCAGCTCCTTTGGGTTCAATGAAGCTGGGCTGCTAACAACACCCAGGTTCTGCCACTGGGAGGCAAAAATCCTTCCTGGGACCCACACAGAAACTCTAAACCAAAGAGTCTCAAAGATCCAGGACCCAACAGGGGTACAGATGCAGCAAAGGAGACCCAAataggaaatacattttaaaacctcGCCAGCTTCCTGAGCAGAGTAAGTTCCCTGGGGGGAGAGTTCATAGAATTCACAGCCTTTCATTCATGTGGTGTTGCAGTCACAAAGGGAAGCTGGCCCAGAAACCGGAGTCAGGATGTCAGACCACCTGAGGTCAGGCCTAGGGTTGCCCCACCTCCCAACCCTGCCCACAGCCCACCTGGAAGGCTCCATGGAGATTGTAATCTAGCGACAGGATGAGGTCCACATCCCGTGTGGGCGGCAGGAGGGGTGGGCAGCTGGTATTGACAAGGTACCCAACATCCAGCAAGCAAAGGTAGGGCTCTGCAGGTGTCAGCTCGTTGGGGAGGCCGTCCAGTTTGGTAGCTGGAAAGGTTGGGGAATCGGGTGGGGAAGAGCTGTCACCGGTGCTGAGGGCACCAGCCCGTCTAGCCTAATGTTGCTGCTAGGAGGAGGCTCGTCCCTCTGGCTCCTGCTCTCTGCTGCCAAAGCACAGCCTCAACTCCCAAGGTCTCACAGATGGGCCCTGACCCCAGCATAAGGAAAAGAAGAGTGGCTCTTGCTCCAAGTAACCCAGAGAACTGAGCTCAGAGGGCGTGGGGCCGAGGGACAGGAGAGAGTGGATGTCTGATCAGGAACCTAAGGCTCAGATGGCCATGGGAAGATTTGCGAGAGCAGGGACCTTTCCAGGCAGAAAAGTGAGGATGCTGGAAATAGTCCTTGTGGAAGGAGAAGCCACGTAGGAAATTGTGGGTGGCCTGGGCAAGTGGACGCCGCGTCAGAAGGTCGGTGAAAACCTCCGCTATCCTGCCGGCCACCGTGGGAGGCTCTTCTATCTTCAGAAGGGGGACCTGCTCCTTGTCTGCAGTCAAAAAGGGCAAAGGGACCCTCAGATCTTTATTCCAGCCTCTGCGGACTCACAAAATTTGAGAGTCACCCCCATGCTCCCCACAAGCTGCCTCTCCCATCCTGGTGAAAGAACCCAGGCACCTACCCAGGCTGGCCCGAGCTTGTGCCCAGCGGTCCCAGAACTGGCTGGGCTCGGATGACCAGTATAGGCTGTCCTGGAGGTTGGCTGCATACAGGTTGCTCCAGATACCtgagcaggagacccaagaggaaAGGAGTCCCCCACGTCGCCACAACCAGACCCTTCCCACCACCCATCAGGgccaggacacgactgagccgagACAGTCGACCCCACCATCTTGCCCAGGCCCATTCTCCCCAAGTCCCCAgcttctcccacctcccagaTCCCCTCACCTTCCAGGAAGCAGATGCGGGACTCAGGAAGCTGTTTTGTCAGGCGCCCCATGAAGAACTCAGAGCCGAAGAGCTCGGAGGGGATGAAGGCACCGTACTTGGGAAAGCCGACCTCGTAGGGGGAGAACTCACACCACTCTGTGAAGAACCACACACCCTCATGGTGGGGCCCGGAACCTGAGGACCCTCAGGCCCAACACACCCACCACGGGCCCCGTGTCAGGCAGCCTTGTTATCAGGAGGCTCAGCTCTGTTGCTGGCTGGCACCCCGAGCGAGGACCCACGGCCCCGGCCTCTGTCCCAAAGCCCGAGTGACTCTGGTGGGATGACAGGCTCAGCAGAGGGGGTGTAACGCCCACCTTCACACACAGGCTGGGCTGCCTCTCACTCCGCCGACTGTGAGAGCACAGGTCTTGGCTCCAGCACTACTCACCCCCAAATTCAAAGGTGGTCAGATTCTGTTCCTTGGTGTTGAGAGCACAGTAGATGGGCAGGGGGTTCTGGCCTCGACTCAGGGCCTCCCGCTGGTCTGAGAGCTTGTGGTCATGAGGCTAGGGGAAAGGAATGAGAACTTAATGCCATGGTCTCCTGGGGCCTCTCCTGCCCCCTACTGCCCAGAGCTGCTCCCTATCTCCAGACCATGCCCGGTCTGGCTTTGGCCACCCGACCCTGCCCTGCCCTTGCCCATACCTCGTCATGTAGTAGCGCCTCGTTGATGAGGGCCCACAGGTTGGTGAAGCAGGCCGGGTGGCCCAGGCGGGCGCGCTCAGCCAGCTCCTGCTGGTACCGCAGTAGCTGCCTGGGGGCTAGCACACCCAGCTTGCTCTTGGTCACCTGGGTCTTCAGTGACTCGATGGGCCCAGCCAGATCCTTCTGAGACCACTCTGGATCCTCGTAGAGGTTGGCCAAAGCCCTGGGAAATGCCAAAGCCGGAGGGATTGTCACCAGAAGCCCACTGCATGCCTTGGGCTCTATTTTAGGGCAGCAACTGGAAAGACACCTTCCACGGTCCCCTGGAGCACCTTTCTAATTGGGTCAGAGAGGCCTGTGGAGTTTAATAGAACCTTACCGCTGCCCCCCTCCTGCCACAGCCCAGCTAGCCACCTGTAGGCTCCTGTACTCAAGCTCACCAGGTGGAGCCCGAGGCCCCCGTGATGTAGGAGACACAATCCAAGAGGCCAAGCGCCTTTAGGCCAGCCAGCTGCCCATACAGTGAGGTCATGGCCCGGATGCCACCACCAGTGGCCATAACAGCAACCACTGGGATCTAGAAGAGAAGACAACGGGGCTCGAAGAAGCCCTAGCGAGAAGCCGGTCAAGCCACAGGAAGAGGTGGTAGCAATCCAAGGGACCACTCAGCTCACCCACAGCTCAACCTGGTCAAGATCTAACTGGGGCTCCTGGGACCAGTTCTAGTCAGACACAAAGAGGGTCTAGTCGGAAGTGGGCTTGCAAGGGTCAGGCCTGTCTGGTTTTAAGAACTCAGAAAAAATGGACAGGTTCCAGGCTTCATCTCCACACCTAACCCCTAAGGAGTCTGGTGATTACTTTCTTGAAGCCCCAGGGTCACCTCAAAAGTCTCCCACATAGCCACTCCGCTCCCTCTTTCAGGAAGAGGTCATTTCCCTAGGAGCGGCCCCAGTCTGACCTGAACCTCCAGGGACTGCCCCAGGCTGGCAGGGGGCCCTGAGGCTGTACATCTCTCtagtcagtcacccagagcccaGCCTCAGCACCTGGACCAGGCCGAGGACCAAGAACAATGAGAAGGCAGGTTAGCCCAGTGGGGAAGCTCACAGGCTCCTGGTGACTCAGGCCATGCTCTGCATTTGATGCAGTCAAGCTCCTGACAACATCAAATGCAGGAGGCAGAGCAGGCTAGGCACCAGTGCTGGTCTGGTTAGGGCACAACCGGTGCCAGCATCTGGGACAGCTCCCCAGTCCCACACAGTCCCCAGACCTCATCTTCCCGCAGGTCTCTGTCCAGCTGCAGGGCCTGCTGCAGGGCCTTGGCCACCACCTGCTTCCTCCTGCTCAGGAACGCCTGCTCCTCAGCACAGGGCCCGCAGCCCAGCCGCACAGCCAGGTCCCTGGGTCTGGTGGGAAGGAAGGGACCATGAAGCAGCTCCTGGGATCATCAGAGAACGAAACTGGGCCTGCCCTGAAAAGCTCACCACCATCCTTCTCACCTCTCTTCTCCCCAACCCTCACCCCACCTCTGGTGTCCTGACTGAAGGGTGATGAGTAGATGTGAGGGGAGAAGACGACCCCAGACCCTGGTGGGGACATCCTTGGGGAAGCAGCGCTGCAGAGCCACAGACCAGGAAAGCGGTGGGACCCAACACCATCAATCTGCTTCCACCTCGCAGCCCCTCTCCCTCACCCACCCAGAAACGGCTCCAGAGGGGGCAGAAATGACGTTCCCGCCTCTTCCTTGTGGGATCTGACCTCTCATCCTGCGGCTGGCCAGTGCGGGTGACTCCGCCTGTCTCCTGCAGCTCAGCTGAGGCCCACCCACAACGGCTGCCCCACAAGGGGTGTGACTGCcctttctctgggcttccttgCCTGCTCTGCACCTCTAACCACTCTCCTGCCTTGCATCTGTTTTCCCAGCCAAACATTTCTCAAGTGCCTCCCAGGTACCAGGCACCAGGCACCAGGCTAGGTACACACCCCTCTGGCTGAATCAAGAATGAGAGTAAAAAGTCAGCAAGAGCCTTCATCTGCCAAACCTCCCGCACCTCACATGCCACATGGGAGCAAACCCCTGAGCCTCTGAGAGAACTGTCAGGGGCCCGTCCCGCTAGGGGCTGCCTTGAGTCCTCTCCTCCAGGCTGAGTGCCCGGCAGCTGTCCCCCGTGACTCTCCCCGGTGCCCAGGTGGCCCAGGCTGAGTGCCCGGCAGCTGTCCCCCATGACTCTTCCACTGCCCAGGCGGCCTCTCACCCTTCTTCATTTTTCAgctccactttcatcaagggctCCTAAAAACCATGAACACTCCAGTCATGAAGATGGGTCACCCCactcccctcaccccagccccatTCACATCCCGATGCGCCCTTGGGCCCCAGCCATCTCCACAGGGGCCAGGCCTGAGGACCCCTCTCCCCTGGCCTGGCCCTTGTCCAGGGCGGGGGCCAAGGACAGGAGCCGCTACAGCAGGACAGGTCCTCAAGGACTGCTCCCACAATGTGTGTCTGGCTTTCTTCCTCCGGTGACCAGTACCTGGGATGTAGGGAAGACGAGTCGCACCACTTGGCCAGAGGGCAGAGCCCTCAGGGGCACCTTTAGCTGCTCTTGGGGGGCATCCTGCAGGGAGGATGAAGAGGACCTAAGACCCTCTACCCTTCCGTCCCAGCACAGCCTCACAGATTGCCCTAGGAGTGATCAAGAAACAGCAGGAAGGGGACAGAGGGCCGAGGTCACCCCACACCTCCCAGGCTGCCTGACCGCCGGGGGTGCCGGGAGAAGCTGGGGGTGAAGACAGAGATGGCACCCAGGCTGAAGCGGGCGCTACCTGCAGGTGAATACTCAGCTCCTGCTCCCAGCAGGCTGGCCAATGGAAGTGGAAGGAGCCGGCGCCCACGAAGGCCTCCTGTGGACCCTCACAGGACCCGGGAACCACAAGCTGAACTCTACTCTCCGACTCTGGAAGCAGGAACCAGAGCAGAGAGGCTAGGAATGGGATCTCAGCCCACAGAGGCCCCTGTCTCACTTAAGGGGTCTGGAATGAGGGTGGGGGCATGCCCCTCCCCCTACTGAGATGGTAGTCTGGCCCAGAGCTAGGCTTGGAGGTGGGCCCCCACCGCAGCCCTCTGAGGACTGAGGGGAAAAGCCCCAGTGGGGATGCATCCCTGCCCCCTGCTCCTGACCAAGAGTTGGGGGCGACGAGTACAAGGTCCCCTCagaaaggggacaacaaaggctGAGAGCCGGGGGGCTATCCCAGTGGGTCCCAGCAGGTCAGGGACTCACCCTGCAGGTCCCCTGCCTTCTCCAGTCGAACATGCAAGCAGGAGAGCTCCCGGGCCTGGGTGTGAAGAGAGCCGCTCAGACTCGAGCCCCTCCCCTGTAGAGACCCCACCCTGTCTCAGGACTCCGGTTCTTGCTCCTGACACCTTTTCACCTTGGCCCTGAGTGACCAAACATTTGCTTGGGGTGGGATCCTCTTGAACTGAAATCCCAGGGCCCCCCAACACCTGCACCCAACCCCCGCGGTGGGCCTGAGCTTCAGGCCGGGAGGAGGGCAAGCAGACGGtatggtggggtggtggtggggtgttcTAGACTCACCACTAGGATGCCATTGCTGAAGAGGCACTCAGCACCATCAGTCCTGGAAAGAGCCCCCAGTGACCCTCAGCAGGAATCCACATCCCCAGGTTCTCACCCCTCAAGGAAACCCGGGATTTCCTCCTCTACCCCAGACACCTCCCAGGGAAGGGGTGTCAGCTCTGGGTGTGCT is part of the Bubalus bubalis isolate 160015118507 breed Murrah chromosome 11, NDDB_SH_1, whole genome shotgun sequence genome and harbors:
- the LOC102398843 gene encoding cytosolic phospholipase A2 beta isoform X3; translated protein: MALAKVPGTCLLTIRVLQAHGLPSKDLVTSSDCYVTLWLPTASSHQLQTRTVKNCRNPVWNQSFHFRIHSQIKNIVYLRVFDQDLLTTDDPVLSVLFDVGTLRAGESRRESFSLSPQGEERLEVEFRLQNLTDGAECLFSNGILVARELSCLHVRLEKAGDLQESESRVQLVVPGSCEGPQEAFVGAGSFHFHWPACWEQELSIHLQDAPQEQLKVPLRALPSGQVVRLVFPTSQEPLMKVELKNEEGPRDLAVRLGCGPCAEEQAFLSRRKQVVAKALQQALQLDRDLREDEIPVVAVMATGGGIRAMTSLYGQLAGLKALGLLDCVSYITGASGSTWALANLYEDPEWSQKDLAGPIESLKTQVTKSKLGVLAPRQLLRYQQELAERARLGHPACFTNLWALINEALLHDEPHDHKLSDQREALSRGQNPLPIYCALNTKEQNLTTFEFGEWCEFSPYEVGFPKYGAFIPSELFGSEFFMGRLTKQLPESRICFLEGIWSNLYAANLQDSLYWSSEPSQFWDRWAQARASLDKEQVPLLKIEEPPTVAGRIAEVFTDLLTRRPLAQATHNFLRGFSFHKDYFQHPHFSAWKATKLDGLPNELTPAEPYLCLLDVGYLVNTSCPPLLPPTRDVDLILSLDYNLHGAFQQLQLLGRFCQEQGILFPPISPSPEEQCQPQECHLFSDPTRPDIPAVLHFPLVNASFRDHSAPGVRRTAEEQAAGEVNLSASDSPYHYSKVTYSLEDMDKLLHLTQYNICNNQERLLEALREAMQRRRQRTQRRPE
- the LOC102398843 gene encoding cytosolic phospholipase A2 beta isoform X2, whose translation is MKRPWRRCHGSPWTLWLQIWPGTPVTARPRRFAAQCGRVRCSTCRPCGSTTSSSPMAALLAKVPGTCLLTIRVLQAHGLPSKDLVTSSDCYVTLWLPTASSHQLQTRTVKNCRNPVWNQSFHFRIHSQIKNIVYLRVFDQDLLTTDDPVLSVLFDVGTLRAGESRRESFSLSPQGEERLEVEFRLQNLTDGAECLFSNGILVARELSCLHVRLEKAGDLQESESRVQLVVPGSCEGPQEAFVGAGSFHFHWPACWEQELSIHLQDAPQEQLKVPLRALPSGQVVRLVFPTSQEPLMKVELKNEEGPRDLAVRLGCGPCAEEQAFLSRRKQVVAKALQQALQLDRDLREDEIPVVAVMATGGGIRAMTSLYGQLAGLKALGLLDCVSYITGASGSTWALANLYEDPEWSQKDLAGPIESLKTQVTKSKLGVLAPRQLLRYQQELAERARLGHPACFTNLWALINEALLHDEPHDHKLSDQREALSRGQNPLPIYCALNTKEQNLTTFEFGEWCEFSPYEVGFPKYGAFIPSELFGSEFFMGRLTKQLPESRICFLEGIWSNLYAANLQDSLYWSSEPSQFWDRWAQARASLDKEQVPLLKIEEPPTVAGRIAEVFTDLLTRRPLAQATHNFLRGFSFHKDYFQHPHFSAWKATKLDGLPNELTPAEPYLCLLDVGYLVNTSCPPLLPPTRDVDLILSLDYNLHGAFQVNPKPILHPQRASPMAGLHSPHRGPADSRGAGGWGGEPVCIRLPLPLLEGDLQPGGHGQAAPPDAVQHLQQPGAAAGGPA
- the LOC102398843 gene encoding cytosolic phospholipase A2 beta isoform X1 produces the protein MKRPWRRCHGSPWTLWLQIWPGTPVTARPRRFAAQCGRVRCSTCRPCGSTTSSSPMAALLAKVPGTCLLTIRVLQAHGLPSKDLVTSSDCYVTLWLPTASSHQLQTRTVKNCRNPVWNQSFHFRIHSQIKNIVYLRVFDQDLLTTDDPVLSVLFDVGTLRAGESRRESFSLSPQGEERLEVEFRLQNLTDGAECLFSNGILVARELSCLHVRLEKAGDLQESESRVQLVVPGSCEGPQEAFVGAGSFHFHWPACWEQELSIHLQDAPQEQLKVPLRALPSGQVVRLVFPTSQEPLMKVELKNEEGPRDLAVRLGCGPCAEEQAFLSRRKQVVAKALQQALQLDRDLREDEIPVVAVMATGGGIRAMTSLYGQLAGLKALGLLDCVSYITGASGSTWALANLYEDPEWSQKDLAGPIESLKTQVTKSKLGVLAPRQLLRYQQELAERARLGHPACFTNLWALINEALLHDEPHDHKLSDQREALSRGQNPLPIYCALNTKEQNLTTFEFGEWCEFSPYEVGFPKYGAFIPSELFGSEFFMGRLTKQLPESRICFLEGIWSNLYAANLQDSLYWSSEPSQFWDRWAQARASLDKEQVPLLKIEEPPTVAGRIAEVFTDLLTRRPLAQATHNFLRGFSFHKDYFQHPHFSAWKATKLDGLPNELTPAEPYLCLLDVGYLVNTSCPPLLPPTRDVDLILSLDYNLHGAFQQLQLLGRFCQEQGILFPPISPSPEEQCQPQECHLFSDPTRPDIPAVLHFPLVNASFRDHSAPGVRRTAEEQAAGEVNLSASDSPYHYSKVTYSLEDMDKLLHLTQYNICNNQERLLEALREAMQRRRQRTQRRPE